In Brevibacterium pigmentatum, the sequence GGGGGTACCGAACCCCGCTGAAATGGGGTCTGACCACCCGGATCATGGTCGTCATCACCCCAATTCTTCTCATCGGCGGCACCATCTTCATCGCCGTGATCGAGTGGAACAATGCCGCGACGATGGGCCACCTCGACGCGTGGGGGAAGGTCCAAGCTGCGACGTTCCAATCGACGATCACCCGCACGGCCGGGTTCAACTCGATCGACATCAGCCAGATGCACACGGCGACCTGGTTCGGGATGGACGTCCTCATGTTCATCGGCGGCGGACCGGCGGGCACGGCAGGCGGTGTGAAGATCACGACGATGGCGGTGCTCGCGGCGACGACGTGGACGGAGATCAGCGGCGGACGATCTGTGACCCTGTTCGGTCGCCGCATCTCCCGTGACGTGCACAGACAGGCGACGACGGTCATCGTCCTCGCGCTCGGCTGGGTGCTGCTGGCGACGATGGTCATCCTCCTCTGCGACCCGAGATTCGGCCTCAGCCGAGTCCTCTTCGAGGTCATCTCCGGCTTCGGCACGGTCGGTCTGTCGACCGGAATCACCGCGGACCTGTCCGCGCCAAGCCAGATCATCCTCATCCTCACCATGGCGCTCGGCCGTCTGGGACCGGTGACCGTGGCGTCCGGCCTGGCCCTGCGTGAGCGCCCCATCCGCTACGAACTGCCGAAGGAACGGCCGCTGATCGGCTGATGGCCGATCCATCGAGAGCCGAATCAACGACTGCCGATGCCCCCGCCGAGGCGGCCCAGAAAGGACAAGACCATGAACGAGAAGAAGAACTGGATGGCGCGGTCCGCGTCGTTCTTCACCGGCGACCCCTCGCCACTGGCGAAGGACGGAGCGGTGGCCGTGATCGGGCTCGGCCGCTTCGGCGGATCCCTGGCGCACGAACTCGCAGAGCATGGAGTCGAGGTCATCGGCGTCGACCGTGACGAGTCCGTCGTGGCCGAGTTCGCTGATGTCCTCGCCCATGCCTCCCGCGCCGACGCCACCGACGAGGTGGTGCTGCGACAGCTGGGCATTGACGAGGTCTCCCGCGTTGTCATCGCCATCGGCAGCGATCTCGAAGCGAGCATCCTCGTGGCTTCGCGGATCCTCAAGCTCGGCAATCGGCACATCTGGGCGAAGGCGATCAGCGAAACCCACGCAGAGATCCTCCATCAGCTGGGCATCGGCAACGTCATCAGCCCCGAGAACGATATGGGCCGGCGCCTGGCCCACCTGATCAGGGGCCATATCTCGGACTTCCTGCCCATCGACGAGGACTTCGTCCTGGCGCGCACCACTCCGCCGGTGCGCACGACCGACGTGCCCTTGGCCTCGCTGGGGCTGCGCACGAGGTACGACGTCACGATCGTCGCGTTCAAACGCCGCGGCGGCACCCACTGGGACATCGCCGATCGCGACGTCACGCTCTACGCCGACGACGAGATCCTCGTGGCCGGCAGCCCGAAGAAGGTCGAAGCGTTCAGTGAATTGGACAAGGACGCCGACGCATAGGTCGACGTCCTTGGACGATTGGCATTCCCTCGCCGAGGCGGCGCTTGAGTTCTCGAGGGGTATTCCCCGAGGCGGCGCTTGAGTACTCGAGGGCTGGTCCCCGAGGCGGCCCCGGAGTCAGGTGCGCCCGATCCGGGCGCTGTGGCTGAGCTCAGTCGCGAAGGTCAGTCGCCGAGGTCGACGACCTCGAACTCGAGGAGGTTCGCCTGCTCGGATACCGGCTGCTTTCCGCCGGACTCGTGGACGGATGAACGGTTGGCGCGCCAGTTCTCGAAGTCTTCGCGGGTCGCCCACTGGGTGTAGACGAAGTACTGATCTCCGCCAGCGACCGGACGCAGCAGTTGGAAGCCCTCGAAGCCGGGAGCGCCGTCGACGGAGTGCTTGCGTTCGGCGAAGCGCTTTTCGAGTTCAGCGCGAGCTGGTTCGGGGACGGAGAGCGCGTTGATGGCGACGACTGACATGGTTGCTCCTGTTCGGGTTGGCAGCTGAGTCTCCTCGACCCTACGGCCTTGACCCGAGTGCTGTCTGAGGAGTCCGATTGTTCGCCCGCAGAGTCTCAGATCCGGGCTCAGAGCCGGTCTCGGAATCTGTTTCAGAAGTCCTGTCGGCGCAGCCGCCACGTTGCCAGCACTGCTCCGCCGATGACCCAGGCGACGAGGACGAGGAGGGCTGGGAGGACACCGATGTATTCGGTCCCTCCCGCCTCGGCGACCCCGCTGATGTTGTGCACGGCGCCCAAGGGGAGGAACGGTCGGAGGACGGACGCGAGACCGTCCGGCAGCCAGCCGGCGAGCATGGACCCGACCAGCAGAGCCAACGGGGTGAGCACTCCGCCGGTGACCGAGCGGAAGATGACCGCACCGAAGACCGCGAGGAGCGAATAGATTACGGGCAGGAGCGTGCTGCCGAACGCCAGCCGCAGATGGTCCGGGCCGCCAGCCGCGGCGAGGACTTCCGGCCAGTCGGCCCCGGCGGCTGTTCCCGCGAGGAGGCTGCCGCAGATCGTGGCAATGACGGCCGTGACGACTGCGGTGACGGCGGCGGCCGCGGCGATGATGACGGCCTTCGCTGTGACGAAGCCTGATCGTCCGCGGGCGCGCAGCAGGGCCTCGGTGATCGCGCCGGTACGGAACTCGACCCCGGCGAACCAGGCCCCGAGGACGACGAGGACGGCCGCGGCGGCATCGACTCCGAGAACGCTGGTCGAGAGCACATCTTCGGTGCTGGTCTCCGACAGAGGGGCGCTGCGGGTGGCGGGGATGGTGAGCACGAGCAGAACAGCCGAGATCGCGCCCAGCGCGAGCGTGATGCCGAGCAGCTGACGCGGCCGACGCAGGTCACGGAACTTCACCCATTCGGCGCCCGTCCATCGGGGCCGAGCGGTGATCGGAGAGGTGGGTGCTGTCTGAGAGGCCGGTGCGGTCGGTGGTGTCGTGGTCATGCCGTCGCTCCCTGTTTCGGGTTGTCTGAGGGTGTGCCCGTGCCGATCGTCGCCGCTGTCTGTGAGGCCGAGGAAAGTGTCTTCGAGGCCGCGTTCCTCGGCGGCGAGCCCCGTGAGCTCGACCCCGAGGCGAACGCAGAGCCGGAAGATCTCGCCGGGGTCGATTCGGGCGATCGTGGCGTGAGTGCACAATGCGTCGGGTTCGACTGCGATGCCCTCTGCCCGCAGATGATCGAGCAGCAGTGCGAGATTCGTTCCCTGCACTCGGACTCGGGTCGAGGATTCCCGCCGCATCTCATCGAGGGGACGGTCGGCGATGAGCGCACCGTCGCGGATGATGATGACGTGGTGGGCGATGAGCTCCATCTCCCGCAGCAGATGGCTCGAGAGCAGCACCGTTCTGCCTGTGCCCGCGAAGTCCGTGAGGAGCGATCGCAGCCATGTGATTCCTGCGGGGTCGAGTCCGTTGAGCGGTTCGTCGAGGATGAGGACTTCGGGGTCGGTGAGAAGAGCAGCCGCGATGCCGAGTCGCTGACGCATGCCCAGTGACAGCTGGGAGATCCGGAGGGAGCTTGCGCGGGTCAGGTCGACGAGGTCGAGCATCTCGTCGATTCGGGCGGGTTCGGTTCCCGTCGCCGTCGCGATCCAATCGAGGTGTCCCCGTGAAGTGAGCCCCGGCAGCATGTTTCCGGCGCCGAGGAAGGCTCCGGCGATGTGTGCGGGTTCCGCGTGCTCGGACAGGGGACGGCCGTGGACGGCTACGGTGCCGGAATCCGGTGAGGTGAGACCGAGGACCATCTGCATCGTCGTCGACTTTCCGGCACCGTTGGGGCCGAGGAACCCCGTCACCTGTCCTGGCGCGACGTCGAAGCTGAGATCGTCGACGACTCGGTGACCGCCGTAGCTCTTCGTCAGGCCGCGGACCGAGATGCCTGGATCTTTCGATGGCAATACATTCATACTGCAATCATTATGCAAGTTGATCGTATTGTAAAGTGGGAGGATGCCGAAGATCGTCGACCATGCCCAGCGCCGCACAGAGATCGTCCATGCCCTGTGGCAGGTCATCTATCTCAATGGGATCGACGGGGTGTCATTCCGTTCCGTCGCCGAAGCGGCCGGAATCTCCATCGGCCGCGTGCAGCATTACTTCCCTTCGCGCAGTGAGCTCATCCTCGAAGGCTGCCGACATCTCGTCGACAGCGCTGAGGTGGCCGATCTGGACGATGCCGATGCGTCGTCCGCACCTGGTTCCGCTGCTGCGGTGAGTGCGCTCCGCGAGTTCTGCTTCGCGTTCATTCCCTCAGGTGAGACCATGCGCATCGGTGCGTCGGTGTGGTACACCTACGTCGCTCGAGCGGTGATGGATGAGCAGATCGCCGAGATCATCCGTGCCAGCGATCGTGCGACGATCGAGCTCGGGACGCGCCTTTACCTGGCAGCTGTCGGCACCGACAGCTCTGTGGCGGACGGCGACAACGCTGCCTCCCGCAGGTGGGCGATGCGGATGATCGCCTTGGGCAAGGGGCTGGCTCAGGAGGTCATGCTCGATGAGCGCAGCGCCGCCTCGGCGAAGGAGATCCTCGAGGAGGAACTCACGGGCTTGGTCGCGCCCTGATTCCGCGCTATTCGCCGTCGTTGACCTCGAGTTCGGTGAACGTCAGGCTGGGGGCGTGGATGCCGGCAGCGCGGCGGATGCGCTCGGCGGTGAGTTCGCTGATCGTCGGGAATTCGGCGTCTGTGGCGGCACCGCCGGTCCGGCCCTTTCCGCCGCCGACCACCACGGCCTTCGCGTTCTTCGATCGCAGCGGCTCCGGGGTCTGCACGAGCACGAACGATCGCGAACCCTGATCCCGTTCGTTCGCGGCCATGACGGCCTGCGCGGTGGTCCCGGACCCGGCGAAGAAATCGAGGACGATGGCATCGGGATCGAAGAACGTCTGCGAGGCCACGAGTGCCTTGACCAGCTCGACCGGCTTCGGATAGCTGAATACCCCGCCCAGGCCCAGCGGTTCCAGATCGTTCTGCCCGCCGAGCGCCTTGATGATCGAGTACATCTTCGAACTCGCCTTCTCCGCCGGCGTCACCCGCACCACCGCGTGCTTGCCGTCTGAGCCCCAGGGTCGCAGGATGTACTCGCCCGTCGCCAGCTTCGCGTCCACCTCGGCGAGCTTCTTCTCACCCTTGACCGCGACGATGTCCTCGTACATCAGCCGCCGCTCCGACCCGCGCGCATACCGGCCGAAGCCGGCGCGGAGCACATCGGTCTCCACGAGCATCCGCCTGCCGTCGATGACCTCAAGCTTCGCCGGCGACTTCTTCTCCGTGAGGAACGGCCCCACCCGGCTCGCATCGCGGGCCCACACATGCACATAGTCGTGCCCGCGCACGAACGACCGCGCATTGCCCCCGCCTTTCGCGCGCTGATGGATGAGCGTGCCCAGCGAATTGTCCTCACCGAAGATCTCGTGGCCGAGCAGCTGCGCCCACGCGCTCTCCTTGTCGTCGAGATGGAGGAATAACACTCCGTCCTCGCGCATGAGCTCGCGAGCCAGCAGCAGCCGCGGCGTCATGAACGACAGCCAACTGGCGTGATCGTGCCCGTGATCCTTATAGGTATGTGCATTGCCCGTGTTGTACGGCGGATCGATGTAGACGACCTTGACCCGCCCACGATGCGTGGCCAGCAGCGCCTGCAGCGCCGGCTGATTGTCCCCGACGACGAGGAGATTCTCGTGCGGATCGGGAGCATGGGCGGCACCGTCGCTATCCCGAAGCCGTGGTCGATCCTCGCCGAGGCTGGGCTCGGGTTCCCGCTCACCCTCACCGAGGCTGGGCCCGGTTTCGGAATCCGCAATGAGGCGGCGACCGAGGGCGAGGGCGGCGGCCTTGCCCGGCCACTCCAAGACGGTCGTCATCCTTCTCCTTCAACCCGAACGGTGCCAAGATTGCTGTATGAGTATTTCACGAGTGGCCGTCGTCGGTGCCGGCATCCTCGGCGTCGCCGCCGCCCGCGAAGTCACCATGAAGTTCCCCGACGCTGAGGTCGCCGTCTTCGACAAGGCCGAAACCGTCGCCGCACATCAGAGCGGGCACACCTCCGGAATCGTCGACTCCGGACTCGATCAGAAGCCCGGTTCGGCCGAAGCGAAACTCACCAAGCGCGGCCTCCAGCTGCTGATCCCCTATATGGCCGAGACCGGCGTGCCCTACCGGGAATGCGCTCAGCTGCTCATCGCGCAGAACACCGACGAAGCCGAACGACTCGAAGAGATCTTCGCCCGCGCCAAGGACAATGAGGTCCCCGGCGCGCGGCTGCTCGAACGCCACGAGATCGGAGCCGTCGAACCGGCCGTGAGAGGAGTCCTCGGCCTCTTCTCACCCCATGCGGCCATCGCGGACTTCGCGGCGCTCACCGCCGCGCTCGCCTCCGATGTGCGTGCCGCCGGAGGGACATTTCGCTTCGGCACCGAGGTCACCGGCTTCGACACCATGAGCAACGAAGTCCGACTGCGCGGACGCCCGGTTCCGGCAGACGACGCCACGGCCAGTTCTGACGACCGCGACGAGCAGGTCCGCGACCGGCCGCGCACATATCGCGGGGAAGAGGGGCACGACCCGGTCATCGGCATCGGCGATGAGCTGCGCGATCGCTTCGGGCAGCAGGACTGGTTCAAGCAGGCCGAATCGACGATCGGCGAGTGGACACAGAAGCTCTCTGACTCCTGGTCACGTCGTGACGATCGGCGCTCATGGGATGCGCGCCCCGACAGCGGACAGAATGATGCCCCACACCGCGACAGCTCCGGCCGGGACACTGCCCCCGAAGAGGTGCTCGGCACCTTCGACATCGTCATCGTCTGCGCCGGTCTCCAGGCCGATCGCCTCGCGACCGCCGCCGGACTGGATGCCGAACCGCGGATCGTGCCGTTCACCAGCGACTACTATCGGATCCCGGCCACCGACACCGAGGTGGTCCGCGGCATCATCGGATCCGTTCCCGACCCGCAGGCTCCCTTCACCGAAACCTCGATCGTCCGCGGGCTCGACGACGGGCTCATCCTCGGACCGAATACCTTCGTCGCCCTCGGCCGCGAATCCTACGACCGGCGCGGATTCGACCTCGCCGATATCAGCTCGACCGCCAGAAACAAAGGTTTCTGGAAGTTCGCCGCCCAGACCGCGAAGACAGCGGCCCGCGGAGTCAGACCTTTGGTGAGCAGGACCGCCTTCGTCGACGGAATCCGCCGCTTCGTCCCCGAGGTCGATCCGAACACCGTGACCTCCGGACCTCGCGGAGTCCGTGCTCAGGCGATGACCGCCGACGGCGAACTCATCGACGAACTGGCCGTGACCAGGCGCGGCAGGCTGACCATGGTCAGATCCGTGCCGAAGTCGGCAG encodes:
- a CDS encoding TrkH family potassium uptake protein codes for the protein MHSSHRSAIVRVIAGYLAALVTGTTLLMTPAATVADGGISLLKALFTATSALSVTGLVVLDTGQDFTLFGQIVIICLIQAGGLGVLLLTALLALLLAGKAGLRLRQSVASETKSDAIGGVKPLVLRITALTFGTELVVASALFLRFFLHYDEPVPQAIWDAIFHAISAFNNAGFGLRQDNLVDYVADPFICGPIGLAVILGGLGYPVLIELVRGYRTPLKWGLTTRIMVVITPILLIGGTIFIAVIEWNNAATMGHLDAWGKVQAATFQSTITRTAGFNSIDISQMHTATWFGMDVLMFIGGGPAGTAGGVKITTMAVLAATTWTEISGGRSVTLFGRRISRDVHRQATTVIVLALGWVLLATMVILLCDPRFGLSRVLFEVISGFGTVGLSTGITADLSAPSQIILILTMALGRLGPVTVASGLALRERPIRYELPKERPLIG
- a CDS encoding FAD-dependent oxidoreductase, whose protein sequence is MSISRVAVVGAGILGVAAAREVTMKFPDAEVAVFDKAETVAAHQSGHTSGIVDSGLDQKPGSAEAKLTKRGLQLLIPYMAETGVPYRECAQLLIAQNTDEAERLEEIFARAKDNEVPGARLLERHEIGAVEPAVRGVLGLFSPHAAIADFAALTAALASDVRAAGGTFRFGTEVTGFDTMSNEVRLRGRPVPADDATASSDDRDEQVRDRPRTYRGEEGHDPVIGIGDELRDRFGQQDWFKQAESTIGEWTQKLSDSWSRRDDRRSWDARPDSGQNDAPHRDSSGRDTAPEEVLGTFDIVIVCAGLQADRLATAAGLDAEPRIVPFTSDYYRIPATDTEVVRGIIGSVPDPQAPFTETSIVRGLDDGLILGPNTFVALGRESYDRRGFDLADISSTARNKGFWKFAAQTAKTAARGVRPLVSRTAFVDGIRRFVPEVDPNTVTSGPRGVRAQAMTADGELIDELAVTRRGRLTMVRSVPKSAATSALAIAETIVDRAFENTTR
- a CDS encoding site-specific DNA-methyltransferase, whose translation is MTTVLEWPGKAAALALGRRLIADSETGPSLGEGEREPEPSLGEDRPRLRDSDGAAHAPDPHENLLVVGDNQPALQALLATHRGRVKVVYIDPPYNTGNAHTYKDHGHDHASWLSFMTPRLLLARELMREDGVLFLHLDDKESAWAQLLGHEIFGEDNSLGTLIHQRAKGGGNARSFVRGHDYVHVWARDASRVGPFLTEKKSPAKLEVIDGRRMLVETDVLRAGFGRYARGSERRLMYEDIVAVKGEKKLAEVDAKLATGEYILRPWGSDGKHAVVRVTPAEKASSKMYSIIKALGGQNDLEPLGLGGVFSYPKPVELVKALVASQTFFDPDAIVLDFFAGSGTTAQAVMAANERDQGSRSFVLVQTPEPLRSKNAKAVVVGGGKGRTGGAATDAEFPTISELTAERIRRAAGIHAPSLTFTELEVNDGE
- a CDS encoding ABC transporter ATP-binding protein, encoding MNVLPSKDPGISVRGLTKSYGGHRVVDDLSFDVAPGQVTGFLGPNGAGKSTTMQMVLGLTSPDSGTVAVHGRPLSEHAEPAHIAGAFLGAGNMLPGLTSRGHLDWIATATGTEPARIDEMLDLVDLTRASSLRISQLSLGMRQRLGIAAALLTDPEVLILDEPLNGLDPAGITWLRSLLTDFAGTGRTVLLSSHLLREMELIAHHVIIIRDGALIADRPLDEMRRESSTRVRVQGTNLALLLDHLRAEGIAVEPDALCTHATIARIDPGEIFRLCVRLGVELTGLAAEERGLEDTFLGLTDSGDDRHGHTLRQPETGSDGMTTTPPTAPASQTAPTSPITARPRWTGAEWVKFRDLRRPRQLLGITLALGAISAVLLVLTIPATRSAPLSETSTEDVLSTSVLGVDAAAAVLVVLGAWFAGVEFRTGAITEALLRARGRSGFVTAKAVIIAAAAAVTAVVTAVIATICGSLLAGTAAGADWPEVLAAAGGPDHLRLAFGSTLLPVIYSLLAVFGAVIFRSVTGGVLTPLALLVGSMLAGWLPDGLASVLRPFLPLGAVHNISGVAEAGGTEYIGVLPALLVLVAWVIGGAVLATWRLRRQDF
- a CDS encoding potassium channel family protein — translated: MNEKKNWMARSASFFTGDPSPLAKDGAVAVIGLGRFGGSLAHELAEHGVEVIGVDRDESVVAEFADVLAHASRADATDEVVLRQLGIDEVSRVVIAIGSDLEASILVASRILKLGNRHIWAKAISETHAEILHQLGIGNVISPENDMGRRLAHLIRGHISDFLPIDEDFVLARTTPPVRTTDVPLASLGLRTRYDVTIVAFKRRGGTHWDIADRDVTLYADDEILVAGSPKKVEAFSELDKDADA
- a CDS encoding antibiotic biosynthesis monooxygenase family protein gives rise to the protein MSVVAINALSVPEPARAELEKRFAERKHSVDGAPGFEGFQLLRPVAGGDQYFVYTQWATREDFENWRANRSSVHESGGKQPVSEQANLLEFEVVDLGD
- a CDS encoding TetR/AcrR family transcriptional regulator; this encodes MPKIVDHAQRRTEIVHALWQVIYLNGIDGVSFRSVAEAAGISIGRVQHYFPSRSELILEGCRHLVDSAEVADLDDADASSAPGSAAAVSALREFCFAFIPSGETMRIGASVWYTYVARAVMDEQIAEIIRASDRATIELGTRLYLAAVGTDSSVADGDNAASRRWAMRMIALGKGLAQEVMLDERSAASAKEILEEELTGLVAP